A window of the Gossypium hirsutum isolate 1008001.06 chromosome A05, Gossypium_hirsutum_v2.1, whole genome shotgun sequence genome harbors these coding sequences:
- the LOC107957630 gene encoding ferric reduction oxidase 8, mitochondrial isoform X1: protein MGKAAVVILLKVLMILISTAWLSLWLLKPTNLWTRKWKAAESSARNTVFGYYGLDFTVYTFPVIAVAMIGLVYLNLQSWGQRNSRQIRSSTAAFSNPLVTSNLVGILSGVEILSVFLFILFLAWTFYTRISHDFTKLTPMESLKLDLWQLKFLRVATRFGLLAEACLAFLLLPILRELAVFRILGIQFEASVRYHIWLGTAMICFATFHGASTLFIWGVSHYIQDEITKWQRTGRIYLAGEITLVVGLVMWITSLPQIRRKRFEIFYYIHHLYIIFLVFFLLHAGDRHFYMIFAGVFLFCLDKLLRILQSWPQTHILSARLYPCKVVELILPKDTGLKYTPTSIIFMKIPSISRFQWHSFSITSSSTIDHHTMSVLVKCDGRWTTSLYDNIRAQLDSDADKMKSVPVAIEGPYGPSSLTFLRYDNLLLVAGGIGITPFLSILHEIAATQGNGSSRYRLPSRIQLIYVVKKSQYIGLLKSVSSLLQNHPSNKCHLKLKVFVTQEKQCGATLGEMLNEASQVQWVHFGLKGPIYSIHGPQSLYWTAALAGIASITFLVFLICFNYIFVPSGKNTSGHHSSKLAVSSKMKAPKENSPSWVADILIISSFIISLACPSLVAIVLRWRRLKKEEVPLVSSKEEKVQQLSSIETKGVVEEEHEVHFGGRPNLEDEFSKFLNETNGSDIGVLVSGPETMKEAVASLCQQKSGCFHIGNKEKKPYLSFHALTFTL from the exons ATGGGCAAAGCCGCCGTTGTTATCCTTCTCAAAGTCTTGATGATCTTAATATCCACTGCCTGGCTATCTCTCTGGCTGCTCAAACCAACCAACTTATGGACCAGAAAGTGGAAAGCAGCTGAAAGCAGTGCTCGAAATACCGTGTTTGGTTACTATG GTCTTGACTTTACGGTGTATACGTTTCCTGTAATTGCTGTGGCTATGATTGGACTTGTGTACTTGAATTTGCAATCTTGGGGGCAAAGAAACAG TAGACAAATAAGGAGTTCAACAGCTGCTTTCTCAAATCCACTAGTTACAAGTAATCTTGTGGGCATTTTATCCGGTGTTGAGATTCTCTCAGTATTTCTCTTTATCCTCTTTCTAGCATGGACCTTTTATACGCGCATATCTCACGATTTTACTAAGTTGACACCTATGGAATCTTTGAAGTTGGACTT ATGGCAACTCAAGTTTCTAAGAGTGGCAACTCGATTTGGTTTGCTAGCAGAAGCCTGCTTGGCTTTTCTTCTTCTACCTATCTTGAGGGAACTGGCCGTATTTCGCATACTTGGTATCCAGTTTGAAGCTTCTGTGAGATACCATATATGGCTAGGGACTGCTATGATATGCTTTGCTACTTTTCATGGTGCCAGCACTTTGTTCATCTGGGGTGTTAGCCACTACATTCAGGATGAG ATAACAAAATGGCAGAGGACAGGCCGGATATACCTTGCCGGGGAGATAACACTGGTTGTGGGCTTGGTTATGTGGATCACATCACTTCCTCAGATCAGGAGGAAAAGATTTGAGATCTTCTATTACATTCACCACTTGTACATAATCTTCCTAGTATTTTTCTTGCTTCATGCCGGAGATCGACACTTCTATATGATCTTCGCTGGAGTGTTCCTCTTTTGTCTTGACAAACTACTTCGCATCCTACAATCATGGCCACAAACTCATATTCTTTCAGCTAGATTATATCCCTGTAAAGTTGTAGAACTTATCCTGCCAAAAGACACAG GCTTGAAATATACCCCAACAAGTATAATATTTATGAAGATACCGAGTATATCCAGATTTCAGTGGCATTCCTTCAGCATAACTTCTAGTTCGACCATTGATCATCATACAATGTCTGTTTTAGTTAAATGTGATGGACGGTGGACAACTTCTTTATATGACAATATACGGGCTCAGCTAGACTCTGATGCTGATAAGATGAAATCCGTACCTGTTGCAATAGAAGGCCCCTATGGTCCTTCATCTTTGACCTTTTTGAG ATATGACAACCTACTTTTGGTTGCTGGTGGAATTGGGATAACACCATTTCTTAGCATACTGCATGAAATTGCTGCAACTCAAGGGAATGGCAGTAGCAGATATAGATTACCATCCAGAATCCAGTTGATATACGTTGTCAAGAAATCACAATACATTGGCTTGTTAAAATCAGTTTCTTCCCTACTGCAGAACCACCCCTCAAACAAATGTCATCTGAAACTAAAAGTTTTTGTCACCCAGGAAAAGCAGTGTGGTGCAACACTAGGAGAAATGCTTAATGAGGCATCTCAAGTGCAATGGGTTCATTTCGGCTTAAAAGGTCCAATTTACTCAATACATGGACCACAAAGCTTGTATTGGACTGCTGCATTGGCTGGAATTGCTTCCATTACGTTCCTGGTTTTTCTTATCTGTTTCAACTACATATTTGTTCCCTCTGGAAAGAATACTAGCGGTCATCACTCTTCAAAACTGGCCGTTTCTTCCAAAATGAAGGCTCCTAAAGAAAACAGCCCCTCTTGGGTTGCTGACATACTTATCATATCCTCATTCATCATATCATTAGCCTGCCCCAGCTTGGTAGCTATTGTTTTGAGATGGAGACGGCTGAAGAAGGAAGAAGTACCACTTGTCTCCTCAAAGGAAGAAAAAGTACAGCAACTAAGTTCGATTGAGACGAAAGGTGTGGTAGAGGAGGAACATGAAGTCCATTTTGGAGGAAGGCCTAATTTGGAAG ATGAATTCTCCAAATTCCTGAATGAAACTAATGGATCTGATATTGGAGTGTTGGTGTCCGGACCAGAAACAATGAAAGAGGCAGTGGCATCATTGTGCCAGCAGAAATCTGGATGCTTTCATATTGGAAATAAGGAAAAGAAACCATACTTGAGTTTCCATGCCCTCACCTTTACACTTTAG
- the LOC107957630 gene encoding ferric reduction oxidase 8, mitochondrial isoform X2, which translates to MGKAAVVILLKVLMILISTAWLSLWLLKPTNLWTRKWKAAESSARNTVFGYYGLDFTVYTFPVIAVAMIGLVYLNLQSWGQRNRQIRSSTAAFSNPLVTSNLVGILSGVEILSVFLFILFLAWTFYTRISHDFTKLTPMESLKLDLWQLKFLRVATRFGLLAEACLAFLLLPILRELAVFRILGIQFEASVRYHIWLGTAMICFATFHGASTLFIWGVSHYIQDEITKWQRTGRIYLAGEITLVVGLVMWITSLPQIRRKRFEIFYYIHHLYIIFLVFFLLHAGDRHFYMIFAGVFLFCLDKLLRILQSWPQTHILSARLYPCKVVELILPKDTGLKYTPTSIIFMKIPSISRFQWHSFSITSSSTIDHHTMSVLVKCDGRWTTSLYDNIRAQLDSDADKMKSVPVAIEGPYGPSSLTFLRYDNLLLVAGGIGITPFLSILHEIAATQGNGSSRYRLPSRIQLIYVVKKSQYIGLLKSVSSLLQNHPSNKCHLKLKVFVTQEKQCGATLGEMLNEASQVQWVHFGLKGPIYSIHGPQSLYWTAALAGIASITFLVFLICFNYIFVPSGKNTSGHHSSKLAVSSKMKAPKENSPSWVADILIISSFIISLACPSLVAIVLRWRRLKKEEVPLVSSKEEKVQQLSSIETKGVVEEEHEVHFGGRPNLEDEFSKFLNETNGSDIGVLVSGPETMKEAVASLCQQKSGCFHIGNKEKKPYLSFHALTFTL; encoded by the exons ATGGGCAAAGCCGCCGTTGTTATCCTTCTCAAAGTCTTGATGATCTTAATATCCACTGCCTGGCTATCTCTCTGGCTGCTCAAACCAACCAACTTATGGACCAGAAAGTGGAAAGCAGCTGAAAGCAGTGCTCGAAATACCGTGTTTGGTTACTATG GTCTTGACTTTACGGTGTATACGTTTCCTGTAATTGCTGTGGCTATGATTGGACTTGTGTACTTGAATTTGCAATCTTGGGGGCAAAGAAACAG ACAAATAAGGAGTTCAACAGCTGCTTTCTCAAATCCACTAGTTACAAGTAATCTTGTGGGCATTTTATCCGGTGTTGAGATTCTCTCAGTATTTCTCTTTATCCTCTTTCTAGCATGGACCTTTTATACGCGCATATCTCACGATTTTACTAAGTTGACACCTATGGAATCTTTGAAGTTGGACTT ATGGCAACTCAAGTTTCTAAGAGTGGCAACTCGATTTGGTTTGCTAGCAGAAGCCTGCTTGGCTTTTCTTCTTCTACCTATCTTGAGGGAACTGGCCGTATTTCGCATACTTGGTATCCAGTTTGAAGCTTCTGTGAGATACCATATATGGCTAGGGACTGCTATGATATGCTTTGCTACTTTTCATGGTGCCAGCACTTTGTTCATCTGGGGTGTTAGCCACTACATTCAGGATGAG ATAACAAAATGGCAGAGGACAGGCCGGATATACCTTGCCGGGGAGATAACACTGGTTGTGGGCTTGGTTATGTGGATCACATCACTTCCTCAGATCAGGAGGAAAAGATTTGAGATCTTCTATTACATTCACCACTTGTACATAATCTTCCTAGTATTTTTCTTGCTTCATGCCGGAGATCGACACTTCTATATGATCTTCGCTGGAGTGTTCCTCTTTTGTCTTGACAAACTACTTCGCATCCTACAATCATGGCCACAAACTCATATTCTTTCAGCTAGATTATATCCCTGTAAAGTTGTAGAACTTATCCTGCCAAAAGACACAG GCTTGAAATATACCCCAACAAGTATAATATTTATGAAGATACCGAGTATATCCAGATTTCAGTGGCATTCCTTCAGCATAACTTCTAGTTCGACCATTGATCATCATACAATGTCTGTTTTAGTTAAATGTGATGGACGGTGGACAACTTCTTTATATGACAATATACGGGCTCAGCTAGACTCTGATGCTGATAAGATGAAATCCGTACCTGTTGCAATAGAAGGCCCCTATGGTCCTTCATCTTTGACCTTTTTGAG ATATGACAACCTACTTTTGGTTGCTGGTGGAATTGGGATAACACCATTTCTTAGCATACTGCATGAAATTGCTGCAACTCAAGGGAATGGCAGTAGCAGATATAGATTACCATCCAGAATCCAGTTGATATACGTTGTCAAGAAATCACAATACATTGGCTTGTTAAAATCAGTTTCTTCCCTACTGCAGAACCACCCCTCAAACAAATGTCATCTGAAACTAAAAGTTTTTGTCACCCAGGAAAAGCAGTGTGGTGCAACACTAGGAGAAATGCTTAATGAGGCATCTCAAGTGCAATGGGTTCATTTCGGCTTAAAAGGTCCAATTTACTCAATACATGGACCACAAAGCTTGTATTGGACTGCTGCATTGGCTGGAATTGCTTCCATTACGTTCCTGGTTTTTCTTATCTGTTTCAACTACATATTTGTTCCCTCTGGAAAGAATACTAGCGGTCATCACTCTTCAAAACTGGCCGTTTCTTCCAAAATGAAGGCTCCTAAAGAAAACAGCCCCTCTTGGGTTGCTGACATACTTATCATATCCTCATTCATCATATCATTAGCCTGCCCCAGCTTGGTAGCTATTGTTTTGAGATGGAGACGGCTGAAGAAGGAAGAAGTACCACTTGTCTCCTCAAAGGAAGAAAAAGTACAGCAACTAAGTTCGATTGAGACGAAAGGTGTGGTAGAGGAGGAACATGAAGTCCATTTTGGAGGAAGGCCTAATTTGGAAG ATGAATTCTCCAAATTCCTGAATGAAACTAATGGATCTGATATTGGAGTGTTGGTGTCCGGACCAGAAACAATGAAAGAGGCAGTGGCATCATTGTGCCAGCAGAAATCTGGATGCTTTCATATTGGAAATAAGGAAAAGAAACCATACTTGAGTTTCCATGCCCTCACCTTTACACTTTAG
- the LOC107960646 gene encoding SNF2 domain-containing protein CLASSY 3, with the protein MLNESMSVASRTRSRKGKAPCGDSSKQRKKTLAVEEVRLAATNMATPQSSVNGKVSLASQKGTAQVQTLREEFDGELRGKDGNDPEPDVICLGSSDDGDEDSEDDEAPTSTSGEDNSDSSDLDYREDKGKGEDPQSSSSSEDEVEETPSHGIAKRKATEVEFVGENGSTVDEVEDTPSHDIAKRKATEVEFLGENGSTVDEVVMKPKSKRRRSASAKSGKFHLLSIFVDSILDNQDSDSSTLGEDPILQQETCENPLPLKFTFGVEDSIVPDKNEFENEMDSLWSEMQISLMSDPTSTLPSPLENEDADVSEFEHDTTTQSLCLQGKHHLVLDEEIGMKCKFCSFLLLEIKDISPPFMTDRFGKYERQFSGIVDYSMFDGLHCEDSNNDMSGFDHSAEIEGTVWEIIPNLKTKLYPHQHEGFEFIWNNIAGGIYRDKSKNSSKGCGGCIISHAPGTGKTLLTIVFLQTYLNEYPSCRPVIVAPRSMLLTWEAEFRKWKVDIPFHNLNTLDFSGKEKPKAIDRALARRLVKLLSWKSDRGILGISYKLFVQLAVVDNEEKHKCTTLNKDVSKILLELPGLFVLDEGHTPRNDDTLIWKALSRIKTERRIILSGTPFQNNFDELFNTLYLVRPKFAEGIQSRHRVEVNKKCSDEGKEAKRKWAYLTGSIGKDDIYEAEKLRELKAVIKPFVHVHNGRILQTTLPGLRHSVVVLRPSDLQNRILERVKETKNALLRDYYVSLISTHPSLLQQLSNKEDIKEKVSSIVSMDMLERIRLKPDKGVKTKFLMELLKLSGALGEKVLVFSQYLEPLNLIVDQIKDFFKWKEMEEILYMDGQCEMKQRQRVINVFNDPTSKARVLLASTKACSEGINLVGGSRVVLLDVTWNPSVERQAICRAYRLGQQRMVYTYHVISSGTMEGLKCYRQAEKDRLSELLFSASHRRDDHHKKGFNCPEDKILEAMVGQEQFTSMIEKIINEPKDSDLIVTYGGL; encoded by the exons ATGTTGAATGAGTCGATGTCGGTCGCTTCAAGAACAAGAAGCAGGAAGGGGAAAGCGCCGTGTGGTGATAGCAGCAAGCAAAGGAAGAAGACACTGGCGGTGGAGGAGGTGCGGTTAGCGGCAACAAATATGGCAACGCCGCAGTCTTCCGTCAATGGTAAAGTGTCTTTGGCTTCTCAAAAGGGCACGGCTCAAGTTCAAACCTTGAGAGAAGAATTCGACGGTGAGTTACGCGGAAAAGATGGAAACGACCCTGAACCTGATGTTATTTGTCTGGGTAGTAGTGACGATGGAGATGAAGACAGTGAGGATGATGAGGCTCCCACCTCTACAAGCGGAGAGGATAATTCTGACTCAAGCGATTTGGATTATAGGGAGGATAAAGGGAAGGGAGAGGATCCTCAATCCTCTTCCAGTTCGGAAGATGAAGTCGAAGAGACGCCAAGCCATGGCATTGCCAAAAGAAAGGCTACTGAGGTCGAGTTCGTTGGGGAGAATGGTTCCACTGTCGATGAAGTCGAAGATACGCCAAGCCATGACATTGCCAAAAGAAAGGCTACTGAGGTTGAGTTCCTTGGGGAGAATGGTTCCACTGTCGACGAAGTTGTAATGAAGCCTAAGAGTAAAAGGAGACGGTCCGCCTCTGCCAAGTCCGGTAAATTTCACCTTCTTAGTATTTTTGTGGATTCTATTTTGGACAACCAAGACTCGGATTCTAGTACACTGGGAGAGGACCCCATTCTCCAACAAGAAACCTGCGAAAACCCTTTGCCTCTCAAGTTCACTTTTGGAGTTGAGGACTCAATTGTTCCGGACAAAAATGAATTTGAGAACGAAATGGATTCACTCTGGTCTGAGATGCAAATTTCTCTTATGTCTGATCCAACTTCGACCCTGCCATCCCCG TTGGAAAATGAAGATGCTGATGTATCTGAGTTTGAACATGACACAACAACCCAATCCCTGTGTCTTCAAGGGAAGCATCATCTTGTGTTAGACGAAGAGATTGGAATGAAATGCAAATTTTGTTCTTTCCTGCTGCTGGAGATCAAAGATATCTCACCGCCTTTT ATGACTGATCGTTTTGGAAAATATGAGAGGCAATTCTCTGGCATTGTAGATTATTCTATGTTTGATGGCCTTCACTGTGAAGACTCTAACAATGATATGTCTGGTTTTGATCACTCTGCTGAAATCGAAGGCACAGTGTGGGAAATCATTCCCAACTTAAAAACTAAACTCTACCCCCATCAGCATGAAGGTTTTGAATTTATTTGGAATAACATAGCAGGAGGGATTTATCGTGACAAGTCAAAAAACTCATCCAAAGGTTGTGGTGGATGCATTATATCTCATGCACCCGGTACGGGGAAAACGCTTCTAACTATTGTCTTTCTTCAGACGTACTTAAATGAATATCCGAGTTGCAGGCCAGTGATTGTTGCTCCTCGCAGTATGCTACTCACATGGGAAGCTGAGTTTAGAAAGTGGAAGGTTGACATTCCCTTTCACAATCTCAACACTCTGGATTTTTCTGGCAAGGAAAAACCGAAGGCAATTG ATAGAGCTCTTGCCCGACGTCTGGTTAAGTTGCTTTCCTGGAAATCTGATAGAGGCATTTTGGGAATCAGTTACAAACTTTTTGTGCAACTTGCTGTAGTAGATAATGAGGAGAAGCACAAGTGTACAACATTAAATAAGGATGTAAGCAAAATCCTTCTTGAGCTTCCTGGCCTTTTTGTTCTAGATGAAGGGCACACACCTAGAAATGATGATACGCTTATATGGAAAGCTTTATCAAGAATCAAAACAGAGCGTCGTATCATACTCTCAGGAACTCCTTTCCAAAATAATTTTGATGAGCTCTTCAACACTCTCTACTTAGTGAGACCGAAATTTGCTGAAGGAATCCAGTCTAGACATCGAGTAGAGGTTAATAAAAAGTGTAGTGATGAAGGAAAAGAAGCAAAAAGGAAATGGGCCTATTTGACTGGTTCCATTGGCAAAGATGATATATATGAAGCTGAAAAATTGAGAGAGCTTAAAGCTGTGATTAAGCCCTTTGTGCATGTACATAATGGTAGAATTCTACAAACTACCCTTCCTGGTTTGAGGCATTCTGTGGTTGTTTTACGGCCCTCTGATCTGCAGAATAGAATCCTCGAGCGTgttaaagaaacaaaaaatgcATTATTGCGCGACTATTATGTGTCTTTGATCTCCACCCACCCTTCTTTGTTGCAGCAATTATCCAACAAGGAAGATATTAAGGAAAAAGTCAGCTCCATTGTTAGTATGGATATGCTAGAAAGGATAAGACTGAAACCCGATAAAGGAGTTAAAACGAAATTCCTCATGGAACTTCTTAAGCTTAGCGGGGCTCTGGGTGAAAAGGTCTTAGTTTTCAGTCAATACCTTGAACCATTAAACCTAATAGTGGACCAGATAAAAGATTTTTTCAAATGGAAGGAAATGGAGGAGATATTGTACATGGATGGGCAATGTGAGATGAAGCAGCGTCAAAGGGTAATTAATGTTTTCAATGATCCAACGAGCAAAGCAAGGGTGTTGCTTGCATCAACAAAGGCTTGCTCGGAAGGTATAAATCTTGTTGGTGGTTCTAGAGTGGTTTTGCTTGATGTGACATGGAACCCCTCTGTGGAAAGACAAGCTATATGCCGTGCATATAGGCTTGGACAGCAAAGAATGGTATACACTTATCACGTTATCTCATCTGGGACTATGGAGGGGTTGAAATGCTATCGACAAGCCGAGAAGGACCGGTTATCGGAGCTATTATTCTCTGCTTCTCACAGAAGGGATGATCATCACAAGAAAGGATTTAATTGCCCGGAGGATAAGATCTTGGAAGCGATGGTAGGGCAAGAGCAATTCACTTCAATGATTGAAAAGATAATAAATGAGCCCAAAGATTCTGACTTGATTGTAACTTATGGAGGTCTGTAA